GTACGGGGCGCTGCCCCGGCACTACGCCTCGGTGGCGGACTGCCTGGTGGCGGCGCTGGCCCGGTACGGCGGCAGCGGCTGGGACGAGCGGACCGAGGCGGCCTGGCGGCGACTGCTGGCGCTGGTGGCCCGGCTGATGGCGGAGGGCGCGGACGAGGAGGCCCGTTCGGCCCCGCCGTGGTGGCAGGCCGAGGTGGTGGAGCACCGCCAGGCCACCCGGGACGTCGCGGTGCTGACGCTCCGTCCGGACCAGGCGTACCCGTTCCGGGCCGGGCAGTGGGCGGCGGTGGAGACGCCGTGGTGGCCGCGGGTGTGGCGGCCGTACTCGTTCGGCTCGGCGCCGCGGCCGGACGGGCTGCTGACGCTGCACGTGAAGGCGGTGCCGGCGGGCTGGGTGAGCAACGCGCTGGTGCACCGGGCGCGGCCGGGCGACGTGCTGCGGCTGGGGGCGGCGGAGGGCGCGATGACGGTGGACCACGCGGCGGGGGAGGACCTGCTGTGCCTGGGCGGCGGCACCGGGATCGGGCCGATCGCCGCGCTGGTCGAGGAGGTGGCCGAGCGGGGCGCGGCCGGGCGCCGGGTGGAGGTGTTCTACGGGGCGCGGCGGGCCGAGGAGCTGTACCGGCTGGAGGAGCTGCGCGAACTGGCGTCCGTACACTCCTGGTTGAGGGTGCGTCCGGTGGTGTCGGAGCAGCCGGGCGGGCCGGTCGGGGCGCTGGTCGGGGACCTGCCGGAGGCGGTGGCCCGGTACGCGCCCTGGCGCGGCTTCACGGCGTACCTGAGCGGCCCGGCGGCGATGGTGCGGTCCGGGGCGGCGGTGCTGCGGCGCTGCGGGGTGCCGGAGGGGCGGGTCCGGCACGACCTGGCGGTGCGGGAGGACTGACGGGGTGGGTGAGGTGGCGGGGCGGGTGAGGTGGCGGGGGTTCAGCCGAGGTCGGGGGCGAGCAGGGCGCGGACGCCCTCGATGTTGGCGGCGAGGTAGGCGCGCAGGCTGGGCGGCACCACGTTGACCGAGGTGACGCCCTCGCGGGTGAACGGGACCCGGACGACCGCGTACTCGCCGTTGGGCCGCTCGACCTCGGGGCCGTGCCGGCGGGACTCGTCCAGCCCGGCGAGCCGGCAGACGAAGAAGTGCTGCACCTTGACGCCGTGCGGGTGCGCCGGGGTGCCGTCGTC
This is a stretch of genomic DNA from Kitasatospora fiedleri. It encodes these proteins:
- a CDS encoding globin domain-containing protein; its protein translation is MSARQLVRESRPSKVEAGRGTAAGPVPAGAEPAAATPSAPAEPADEPPTALEQREPSDPAEQPSAGSGPAPEPGPFPAAFPAASGLPFPLGPVQPPRPAEPAAATGPAGLTPVPAVPAKPTWAPTVPAPAPAVVPVPATAVPVPFEPPFRQEPAPNRVGPDDRWSRAWGVPAAVEPPPALEPAGADAPPVQPPGPEDLVLVRACLAAVAPDADRAMAHFHALLFLRHPELRAMFPAAMDEQRARLFQALRLCASRAGDPEELRGYLGPLGRRHRTYGALPRHYASVADCLVAALARYGGSGWDERTEAAWRRLLALVARLMAEGADEEARSAPPWWQAEVVEHRQATRDVAVLTLRPDQAYPFRAGQWAAVETPWWPRVWRPYSFGSAPRPDGLLTLHVKAVPAGWVSNALVHRARPGDVLRLGAAEGAMTVDHAAGEDLLCLGGGTGIGPIAALVEEVAERGAAGRRVEVFYGARRAEELYRLEELRELASVHSWLRVRPVVSEQPGGPVGALVGDLPEAVARYAPWRGFTAYLSGPAAMVRSGAAVLRRCGVPEGRVRHDLAVRED